One window of the Mycobacterium haemophilum DSM 44634 genome contains the following:
- a CDS encoding NADP-dependent succinic semialdehyde dehydrogenase → MSIATINPATGETVKTFTPATQHEVEAAIARGYARFDDYRHTTFAQRAKWANATADLLEAEADQAAAMMTLEMGKTLASAKGEALKCAKGFRYYAENAEALLADEPADAAAVGASQAFARYQPLGVVLAVMPWNFPLWQAVRFAAPALMAGNVGLLKHASNVPQCALYLADVIARGGFPQGCFQTLLISASGVEAILRDPRVAAATLTGSEPAGQSVGAIAGDEIKPTVLELGGSDPFIVMPSADVDAAVATAVTGRVQNNGQSCIAAKRFIAHADIYDEFVDKFVARMEALQVGDPTDPDTDVGPLATESGRAEVEQQVDAAAAAGAVIRCGGKRPDRPGWFYPPTVVTGITKDMALYTEEVFGPVASVYRAADIDEAIEIANATTFGLGSNAWTQDETEQRRFIDDIAAGQVFINGMTVSYPELPFGGVKRSGYGRELSAHGIREFCNTKTVWIA, encoded by the coding sequence GTGTCGATCGCCACTATCAACCCGGCCACCGGCGAGACGGTAAAGACCTTTACCCCGGCGACCCAGCATGAAGTCGAGGCTGCGATTGCTCGCGGCTACGCGCGGTTCGACGACTACCGTCACACCACCTTCGCTCAGCGCGCCAAGTGGGCTAACGCCACCGCCGACCTGCTCGAGGCCGAAGCCGACCAAGCCGCCGCCATGATGACCCTCGAGATGGGTAAGACGCTGGCCTCGGCCAAGGGCGAGGCACTGAAGTGCGCCAAGGGTTTTCGCTACTACGCCGAGAACGCCGAAGCGTTGCTCGCCGATGAACCGGCCGACGCCGCCGCCGTTGGCGCGTCGCAGGCATTCGCTCGCTACCAGCCGCTCGGGGTGGTACTGGCCGTGATGCCGTGGAACTTTCCGCTGTGGCAGGCCGTCCGCTTCGCCGCGCCGGCGCTGATGGCCGGCAACGTCGGCCTACTCAAGCACGCGTCCAACGTGCCGCAGTGTGCGCTGTACCTCGCCGACGTCATTGCCCGTGGCGGCTTCCCGCAGGGCTGTTTTCAAACGCTGCTCATCTCGGCCAGCGGTGTCGAAGCCATCCTGCGCGATCCCCGCGTCGCGGCGGCCACCCTCACCGGCAGCGAACCGGCCGGCCAGTCGGTCGGCGCCATCGCGGGCGACGAGATCAAGCCCACCGTGCTCGAGCTCGGCGGCAGCGACCCGTTCATCGTGATGCCCTCAGCCGATGTGGATGCAGCAGTGGCCACCGCGGTCACCGGCCGGGTCCAGAACAACGGCCAATCCTGCATCGCCGCCAAGCGGTTTATCGCCCACGCCGACATTTACGACGAGTTCGTCGACAAGTTCGTCGCGCGGATGGAGGCGCTGCAGGTGGGTGACCCGACCGACCCGGACACCGACGTCGGTCCGCTGGCCACCGAGTCGGGCCGCGCCGAAGTCGAACAGCAAGTCGACGCCGCCGCCGCGGCCGGCGCGGTGATCCGCTGCGGCGGTAAACGTCCCGACCGGCCGGGATGGTTCTACCCACCGACCGTGGTCACCGGCATCACCAAGGACATGGCGCTCTACACCGAGGAGGTCTTCGGTCCGGTCGCCTCGGTGTATCGTGCCGCCGACATCGACGAAGCCATCGAGATCGCCAATGCCACCACCTTCGGGTTGGGTTCCAACGCCTGGACACAGGACGAGACCGAGCAGCGGCGCTTCATCGACGACATCGCGGCCGGTCAGGTCTTCATCAACGGGATGACGGTGTCCTACCCCGAATTGCCG